A window of Sutcliffiella cohnii contains these coding sequences:
- the rplK gene encoding 50S ribosomal protein L11 — MAKKVIKMVKLQIPAGKANPAPPVGPALGQAGVNIMGFCKEFNARTADQAGLIIPVEITVFEDRSFTFITKTPPAAVLLKKAAGIESGSGEPNRNKVATVKRDKVREIAETKMPDLNAASVEAAMRMVEGTARSMGIVIED; from the coding sequence GTGGCTAAAAAAGTAATAAAAATGGTAAAATTACAAATTCCGGCAGGTAAGGCAAACCCAGCTCCACCAGTTGGTCCTGCATTAGGTCAAGCAGGTGTTAACATCATGGGTTTCTGTAAAGAGTTTAACGCTCGTACAGCTGATCAAGCTGGATTAATTATCCCTGTTGAAATTACGGTATTTGAAGACCGTTCATTTACATTTATTACGAAAACTCCACCTGCTGCAGTTTTACTTAAAAAAGCAGCTGGTATTGAGTCAGGTTCTGGTGAACCAAATCGTAATAAAGTAGCTACAGTTAAGCGCGATAAAGTACGCGAGATTGCGGAAACAAAAATGCCGGATCTTAACGCTGCAAGCGTAGAAGCTGCAATGCGCATGGTTGAAGGTACAGCTCGCAGCATGGGTATCGTTATTGAAGACTAA
- the nusG gene encoding transcription termination/antitermination protein NusG, producing the protein MEKNWYVVHTYSGYENKVKANLEKRVESMNMQDKIFRVVVPEEEETELKNGKKKVAKKKVFPGYVLVEIVMTDDSWYVVRNTPGVTGFVGSAGSGSKPTPLLPEEVNSILKRMGMQEKQLDVDFELKETVKVKEGPFANFTGFIDEMDKEKHKVKVLVNMFGRETPVELDFSQIEKL; encoded by the coding sequence ATGGAAAAGAACTGGTACGTCGTTCATACTTATTCAGGATACGAAAACAAAGTAAAGGCGAATCTTGAAAAAAGAGTAGAATCAATGAATATGCAAGATAAAATCTTCCGAGTTGTTGTACCGGAAGAGGAAGAAACAGAATTAAAGAATGGAAAGAAAAAAGTAGCAAAGAAAAAAGTATTCCCTGGTTACGTGTTAGTAGAAATCGTCATGACAGATGATTCGTGGTATGTAGTAAGAAACACTCCAGGTGTAACAGGATTCGTTGGATCTGCTGGATCTGGTTCAAAGCCAACACCGCTACTACCAGAGGAAGTTAATTCCATTTTAAAGAGAATGGGAATGCAAGAAAAACAGTTAGATGTTGATTTTGAATTAAAAGAAACTGTTAAAGTAAAAGAAGGTCCATTTGCTAATTTTACTGGGTTTATCGATGAAATGGACAAAGAGAAACATAAGGTAAAAGTTTTAGTAAATATGTTTGGTAGAGAAACACCGGTAGAACTTGATTTTTCACAGATAGAAAAATTATAA
- the cysS gene encoding cysteine--tRNA ligase, which yields MTIQIFNTLSRQKEPFIPLEPGKVKMYVCGPTVYNYIHIGNARPAIVFDTVRRYLEYRGFDVNFVSNFTDVDDKLIKAANQLGEDVPTIADRFISAYFEDVEALGCKRATVHPRVTDNIDTIVTFIETLIEKGYAYESEGDVYYKTREFDGYGKLSHQAIDELRLGARIEVGEKKQDSLDFVLWKAAKEGEIYWDSPWGKGRPGWHIECSAMAKRYLGESIDIHAGGQDLAFPHHENEIAQSEAANGKEFAKYWMHNGYINIDNEKMSKSLGNFILVHDIIKQYDPMLIRFFMLSVHYRHPINFSEELLLNTKNGLERLKTSYNNLQHRLTSAANLTDNDAVWLSSITSLKEQFEEAMDDDFNTANAISVLFDLAKQANLYLNEKNTSTNVLTSFINLYDELVNVLGITLKEKAELLDEEIEQLIQQRIDARKNRDFALADQIRDELKERNIILEDTAQGTRWKRG from the coding sequence ATGACCATTCAAATTTTTAATACGTTATCAAGACAGAAGGAACCTTTTATTCCATTAGAGCCTGGTAAGGTAAAAATGTATGTTTGTGGACCAACTGTTTATAACTATATTCATATAGGAAATGCGAGACCTGCAATCGTGTTTGACACGGTAAGAAGATATTTAGAATATAGAGGTTTTGATGTTAATTTTGTTTCGAATTTTACGGATGTGGACGATAAATTAATAAAAGCAGCAAATCAACTTGGTGAAGATGTCCCAACGATTGCAGATCGATTTATTTCTGCCTATTTTGAAGATGTTGAAGCACTAGGTTGCAAACGAGCGACAGTGCACCCTCGAGTTACGGATAATATTGATACAATTGTTACGTTTATCGAGACGTTAATCGAAAAAGGGTATGCTTATGAATCTGAAGGCGATGTTTACTATAAAACGAGAGAATTTGATGGGTATGGTAAGTTATCACATCAGGCAATTGATGAACTTCGCCTAGGGGCAAGAATAGAAGTTGGTGAGAAAAAACAAGATTCGTTAGATTTTGTACTATGGAAAGCTGCTAAAGAAGGAGAGATATATTGGGATAGTCCATGGGGGAAAGGGCGACCGGGTTGGCATATCGAATGCTCTGCGATGGCTAAAAGATACCTAGGAGAATCTATAGATATTCATGCAGGCGGTCAAGACTTAGCTTTCCCTCACCATGAAAATGAAATTGCTCAATCAGAAGCAGCGAATGGGAAAGAATTCGCAAAATATTGGATGCACAATGGGTATATTAATATCGATAATGAAAAAATGTCCAAATCACTAGGGAATTTCATTTTAGTTCATGACATTATTAAACAGTATGATCCGATGTTAATTAGATTTTTCATGCTATCTGTTCATTATCGTCATCCAATTAATTTTAGTGAAGAGTTACTTCTAAATACTAAAAATGGATTAGAAAGATTAAAAACATCTTATAATAACTTGCAACATCGATTAACCAGTGCTGCTAACTTAACAGATAATGACGCAGTGTGGTTATCTAGCATCACTAGTTTGAAAGAGCAGTTTGAAGAGGCAATGGATGATGATTTTAATACAGCTAATGCCATTTCTGTTTTATTTGATCTCGCGAAGCAAGCGAATCTTTATTTAAATGAAAAAAACACATCAACGAACGTTTTAACTTCTTTTATTAATTTATATGATGAGTTAGTAAATGTTCTTGGAATAACATTAAAGGAGAAAGCGGAACTACTTGATGAAGAAATTGAACAGCTTATACAACAAAGAATAGATGCAAGGAAAAATAGAGATTTTGCCTTAGCCGATCAAATTAGAGATGAATTAAAAGAGCGAAACATTATTTTAGAAGATACAGCTCAAGGAACGAGATGGAAAAGAGGCTAA
- the rplJ gene encoding 50S ribosomal protein L10, with product MSKAVEMKKQVVDEIAAKLRESVSTVVVDYRGLNVAEVTELRKQLRDAGIDFKVYKNTLTRRAAEAAELAGLNDALTGPNAIAFSKEDVVAPAKILNDFAKKHEALEIKAGVIEGNVATLEEVKALAELPSREGLLSMLLSVLQAPIRNLALATKAVADQKEEQGA from the coding sequence ATGAGCAAAGCAGTTGAAATGAAGAAACAAGTAGTTGATGAAATCGCTGCAAAACTACGCGAGTCAGTTTCGACAGTTGTAGTAGATTACCGTGGACTAAATGTTGCGGAAGTAACAGAATTACGTAAGCAATTACGGGATGCGGGCATCGACTTCAAAGTTTACAAAAACACATTAACTCGTCGTGCAGCAGAAGCTGCTGAGTTAGCAGGTCTTAACGATGCATTAACAGGACCAAACGCTATCGCTTTCTCTAAAGAAGATGTAGTTGCTCCTGCGAAAATCTTAAATGATTTCGCTAAAAAGCATGAAGCGTTAGAAATTAAAGCGGGTGTAATCGAAGGTAATGTTGCTACTTTAGAAGAGGTAAAAGCTCTTGCGGAACTTCCGTCTCGCGAAGGTTTACTTTCTATGTTGCTTAGCGTCCTTCAAGCTCCTATTCGTAACCTTGCTCTTGCAACAAAAGCAGTTGCAGATCAAAAAGAAGAACAAGGCGCATAA
- the sigH gene encoding RNA polymerase sporulation sigma factor SigH: MTLFFYVLYNIAIYCAIGGMRVIVSGQRDRITNFDVMEDEVVVELVHDGNSEALDYLINKYRNFVKAKARSYFLIGADREDIVQEGMIGLYKAIRDFKEDKLTSFKAFAELCITRQIITAIKTATRQKHIPLNSYVSLDKPIYDEESDRTLMDVISGAKVSDPEELIINQEEFDDIEVKMEELLSDLERKVLSLYLDGRSYQEISEDLNRHVKSIDNALQRVKRKLERYLELREITL; this comes from the coding sequence TTGACGCTCTTTTTCTATGTACTGTATAATATTGCTATCTACTGTGCGATCGGGGGGATGCGTGTGATAGTTAGCGGCCAGAGAGATCGAATAACAAACTTTGATGTAATGGAAGATGAAGTAGTAGTGGAATTAGTTCATGATGGAAATAGTGAAGCGCTAGATTACTTAATTAATAAATATAGAAACTTCGTAAAAGCGAAGGCGCGTTCTTACTTTCTTATCGGAGCGGATCGTGAAGATATTGTTCAGGAAGGGATGATTGGGTTATATAAAGCAATTCGTGACTTTAAGGAAGACAAGCTTACTTCTTTTAAGGCGTTTGCAGAGCTTTGTATTACAAGACAAATCATCACTGCTATTAAGACAGCAACAAGACAAAAGCATATTCCACTTAACTCTTATGTTTCTTTGGACAAGCCTATCTACGACGAAGAATCAGATCGTACGTTGATGGATGTTATTTCAGGAGCAAAAGTGTCAGATCCAGAAGAATTAATAATAAATCAAGAAGAATTTGATGATATTGAAGTGAAGATGGAGGAGTTACTAAGTGATCTTGAAAGAAAGGTTCTTTCCCTTTACTTAGATGGTCGTTCTTACCAAGAAATTTCAGAAGATTTAAACCGACACGTCAAATCTATTGATAACGCTTTACAAAGAGTAAAACGTAAGTTAGAAAGATATTTAGAACTTAGAGAAATAACACTTTAA
- a CDS encoding NYN domain-containing protein has protein sequence MDILLVDGYNIIGAWPELRRLKGEDLALARDILVSKMAEYQAYTGYQVIIIFDAHLTQGVEKKYTNSRVDVIYTRENETADERIEKLARELSNIRTQIHVATSDFTEQWAIFGQGALRKSARELLTEVNVIESRIRKKVTNFKNEKPSKRIELDDIILKKFEKWRRGER, from the coding sequence ATGGATATCCTACTTGTGGATGGATACAATATTATCGGGGCATGGCCCGAACTTAGAAGGTTAAAAGGAGAAGACCTTGCACTTGCACGAGATATTTTAGTGTCAAAAATGGCCGAATATCAAGCTTATACTGGTTATCAAGTCATTATTATATTTGACGCTCATTTAACTCAAGGTGTAGAAAAAAAATATACAAACTCCAGAGTCGATGTTATTTATACTAGAGAAAATGAGACAGCAGATGAACGTATAGAAAAATTAGCAAGAGAGCTTTCAAATATACGAACACAAATTCATGTAGCAACTTCTGATTTTACCGAACAATGGGCCATTTTTGGACAAGGTGCGTTAAGAAAGTCAGCGAGGGAGCTATTAACAGAAGTAAATGTTATCGAATCAAGAATTAGGAAAAAAGTAACAAACTTCAAAAATGAAAAACCATCAAAACGAATTGAATTAGATGATATAATTTTAAAAAAATTCGAAAAATGGAGAAGAGGGGAGCGTTAA
- a CDS encoding class I SAM-dependent methyltransferase: MSNHYYSENPTVESDRKTWEYKLRDFTLSFTTDAGVFSKNEIDFGSKVLIEAFEMPLVEGDVLDVGCGYGPIGITLAKQFQDRLIKMVDVNERALQLAKQNAVQNEVDNIEIKKSDALKGLEKSDTFAAILTNPPIRAGKKVVHEILETSYEHLVNGGELWVVIQKKQGAPSAIDKLNEVFEEVEVVLKKKGYYIIKSKKG, from the coding sequence TTGAGTAATCACTATTATTCAGAAAATCCAACGGTCGAAAGTGACAGAAAAACTTGGGAGTACAAGTTGAGAGATTTTACTTTAAGTTTTACAACTGACGCTGGTGTGTTTTCAAAGAATGAAATTGATTTCGGTTCAAAGGTGTTGATCGAAGCGTTTGAAATGCCGTTGGTAGAGGGAGATGTATTAGATGTAGGTTGTGGCTATGGACCTATTGGCATAACTTTGGCGAAACAGTTTCAGGATAGACTCATTAAAATGGTAGATGTAAATGAGAGAGCGTTACAATTAGCGAAACAAAACGCGGTTCAAAACGAAGTTGATAATATAGAAATAAAGAAAAGCGATGCTTTAAAAGGTTTAGAAAAGAGCGACACTTTTGCAGCTATTTTAACAAATCCACCTATTCGGGCTGGGAAAAAAGTTGTGCATGAAATTTTAGAAACTTCTTATGAACACTTAGTGAACGGAGGGGAATTGTGGGTAGTTATTCAAAAGAAGCAAGGAGCTCCCTCGGCTATAGATAAATTAAATGAAGTTTTTGAAGAAGTCGAAGTGGTTTTGAAGAAAAAAGGTTATTATATCATAAAATCAAAAAAAGGTTGA
- a CDS encoding Mini-ribonuclease 3: MNVEKKAIDGRQLNSLALAYLGDAVYEQYVRLHLLQQGNVRPHQLHKIATKYVSAKAQAKLLQQLKEILPFTLEEEGVVRRGRNAKSGTVPKNTDVQIYRYATAFESLIGFLYVTEQTERMMEIIELCLKLIDDERGAKNV, from the coding sequence GTGAATGTAGAAAAGAAAGCAATAGACGGACGTCAATTAAATAGTTTAGCTTTAGCTTATTTAGGCGACGCCGTCTATGAGCAATATGTAAGACTTCATTTATTACAGCAAGGTAACGTTAGGCCACATCAATTGCATAAAATTGCAACCAAATATGTTTCAGCAAAGGCTCAAGCAAAATTGCTTCAACAGTTAAAGGAAATATTACCGTTTACTCTAGAGGAAGAAGGAGTAGTAAGACGAGGTAGAAATGCAAAATCTGGAACTGTACCGAAAAATACAGATGTGCAAATATACCGATACGCTACTGCATTCGAGTCATTAATTGGCTTTTTATACGTAACGGAACAAACAGAAAGAATGATGGAAATTATCGAACTATGTCTAAAATTAATTGATGATGAAAGGGGTGCGAAAAATGTCTAA
- the rplA gene encoding 50S ribosomal protein L1, whose protein sequence is MAKKGKKYVEAAKLVDRTTAYSVEEAIELVKKTSIAKFDATVEVAFRLGVDPRKNDQQIRGAVVLPHGTGKTQRVLVFAKGEKAKEAEAAGADFVGDADYINKIQQGWFDFDVIVATPDMMGEVGKLGRVLGPKGLMPNPKTGTVTFDVTKAINEIKAGKVEYRVDKAGNIHVPIGKVSFENDKLAENFATIYETMLKVKPAAAKGTYVKNVSVTSTMGPGVKVDPSTFTVKN, encoded by the coding sequence ATGGCAAAAAAAGGTAAAAAATATGTAGAAGCAGCTAAATTAGTTGACCGCACAACAGCTTACTCTGTTGAAGAGGCAATTGAATTAGTGAAGAAAACTAGCATCGCTAAATTCGATGCAACTGTAGAGGTAGCATTCCGTTTAGGAGTTGACCCTCGTAAAAACGACCAACAAATTCGTGGTGCAGTAGTATTACCACACGGTACTGGTAAAACTCAACGTGTGTTAGTATTTGCTAAAGGCGAAAAAGCGAAAGAAGCAGAAGCTGCTGGAGCAGATTTCGTTGGAGATGCAGACTATATCAACAAGATCCAACAAGGTTGGTTTGATTTTGATGTTATCGTAGCTACTCCAGACATGATGGGTGAAGTTGGTAAACTTGGTCGTGTGTTAGGACCTAAAGGTTTAATGCCGAACCCTAAAACTGGTACAGTTACTTTTGACGTAACAAAAGCAATTAATGAAATTAAAGCAGGTAAAGTAGAGTATCGTGTAGATAAAGCTGGAAACATCCACGTTCCAATCGGAAAAGTATCTTTCGAAAACGACAAACTTGCTGAAAACTTCGCTACAATTTATGAAACTATGTTAAAAGTGAAACCAGCTGCGGCTAAAGGAACTTACGTGAAAAACGTTTCTGTAACTTCTACAATGGGCCCTGGTGTTAAAGTGGATCCATCTACTTTCACTGTAAAAAACTAA
- the rpmG gene encoding 50S ribosomal protein L33: MSKKVVLACSNCGARNYTTMKSEKQSNVRLEINKFCKVCNIHTIHRETK; this comes from the coding sequence ATGAGCAAAAAAGTTGTACTTGCCTGCTCTAATTGTGGAGCTAGAAATTATACAACGATGAAAAGTGAAAAACAAAGCAACGTTCGTTTAGAGATAAATAAGTTTTGTAAAGTATGTAACATACACACGATACATCGAGAAACAAAGTAG
- the rlmB gene encoding 23S rRNA (guanosine(2251)-2'-O)-methyltransferase RlmB: MSKEFIIGRNPVLEALKAKREINKLWVAEGAAKGSIQQVVHLAKESNVLVQYVPKKKLDQMIEGNHQGVIASVAAYDYAELDDLFALSEKRQESPFFLILDELEDPHNLGSIMRTADAIGAHGIIIPKRRAVGLTATVAKASTGAIEHIPVVRVTNLARTVDELKDKGLWIFGTDAKGSDDYRNMDGTLPLGLIIGSEGKGMSRLLKDKCDFLLSLPMVGKVTSLNASVAASLLMYEVYRKRYPIGEK; encoded by the coding sequence ATGTCTAAAGAATTTATTATTGGTCGTAATCCCGTACTAGAGGCTTTGAAGGCAAAGCGGGAAATTAACAAGTTATGGGTTGCAGAAGGCGCTGCAAAAGGATCAATCCAACAAGTGGTACATCTAGCAAAAGAGTCGAATGTCCTTGTACAATATGTTCCGAAAAAAAAGTTAGATCAAATGATTGAAGGGAACCATCAAGGAGTAATTGCATCTGTAGCGGCATATGATTATGCGGAGTTAGATGACTTATTTGCACTTTCAGAAAAAAGACAAGAATCTCCATTTTTCCTCATTTTAGATGAACTAGAGGATCCTCATAATTTAGGATCTATTATGAGAACAGCTGATGCGATTGGTGCTCATGGTATTATTATTCCGAAGAGACGAGCAGTCGGACTTACTGCTACGGTAGCAAAGGCGTCAACAGGAGCCATTGAACATATTCCAGTAGTAAGAGTAACAAATCTAGCTCGAACAGTGGACGAGCTAAAAGATAAAGGGCTTTGGATATTTGGAACAGATGCAAAAGGTAGCGATGACTATCGGAATATGGACGGTACGCTACCGTTAGGATTAATTATCGGCAGTGAAGGTAAAGGAATGAGTCGATTGTTAAAGGATAAGTGTGATTTCCTCCTTTCTTTACCGATGGTTGGAAAAGTTACATCGTTAAATGCTTCTGTAGCGGCGAGCCTCCTTATGTACGAAGTGTATAGGAAAAGATACCCAATTGGAGAAAAATAA
- the cysE gene encoding serine O-acetyltransferase, with product MFRLLKEDIEVVFEQDPAARSYLEVILTYSGLHAIWSHRLAHGLYKRKFFFLARVISQVSRFFTGIEIHPGAKIGRRFFIDHGMGVVIGETCEIGNNVTVFQGVTLGGTGKEKGKRHPTIHDNALIATGAKVLGSITIGENSKVGAGSVVLKDVPPHSTVVGIPGKVVIQDGIKIARSKDLNHQDLPDPIADRFKELEKQMEELQKELIKVTEREGTKE from the coding sequence TTGTTTCGGTTATTAAAAGAGGATATTGAAGTAGTGTTTGAACAGGACCCAGCTGCTAGAAGTTATTTAGAAGTAATTTTAACGTATTCAGGTTTACATGCTATATGGTCACACCGACTAGCTCACGGATTATATAAACGTAAATTTTTCTTCTTAGCAAGAGTTATTTCTCAAGTCAGTCGCTTCTTTACTGGCATAGAAATTCATCCTGGCGCAAAAATAGGAAGAAGATTTTTTATCGACCATGGCATGGGGGTTGTCATTGGAGAAACGTGTGAAATAGGGAATAATGTTACTGTGTTCCAAGGGGTGACGTTAGGTGGTACGGGAAAAGAAAAAGGAAAAAGACATCCGACCATTCATGATAACGCGTTAATAGCAACTGGTGCAAAAGTATTAGGTTCCATTACTATTGGAGAAAATTCTAAAGTAGGAGCGGGATCAGTCGTCTTAAAAGACGTACCGCCTCATTCAACAGTTGTTGGTATTCCAGGAAAAGTCGTTATTCAAGATGGAATAAAAATAGCCAGAAGTAAAGATTTAAACCATCAAGACTTACCGGATCCAATTGCTGACAGATTTAAAGAGTTAGAAAAACAAATGGAAGAACTTCAAAAAGAGTTGATAAAGGTTACAGAAAGAGAGGGCACGAAAGAATGA
- the secE gene encoding preprotein translocase subunit SecE, translating to MQRLTNFFRGVKREMKKVSWPKQKELTRYTITVVVTVLIVAIFFAVIDTGLSALMRFLIN from the coding sequence ATGCAACGTTTAACTAACTTTTTCCGTGGTGTCAAACGAGAAATGAAGAAAGTAAGCTGGCCAAAACAAAAAGAACTAACTAGATACACGATTACAGTTGTTGTAACCGTTCTTATTGTTGCGATTTTCTTTGCTGTTATTGATACAGGTCTTTCTGCACTTATGCGATTCCTTATTAATTAA
- the rplL gene encoding 50S ribosomal protein L7/L12: MTKEQIIEAVKNMTVLELNDLVKAIEEEFGVTAAAPVAVAAAGAGEAAAEQTEFDVVLESAGGQKIKVIKVVREITGLGLKEAKELVDNTPKALKEGVSKEEAEEMKAKLEEVGASVEVK; this comes from the coding sequence ATGACTAAAGAACAAATCATTGAAGCGGTTAAAAATATGACTGTTTTAGAATTAAATGACTTAGTAAAAGCAATCGAAGAAGAGTTTGGTGTAACTGCTGCAGCTCCTGTAGCTGTTGCTGCTGCTGGTGCTGGTGAAGCTGCTGCAGAGCAAACTGAATTTGACGTAGTACTTGAATCTGCTGGTGGACAAAAAATCAAAGTTATCAAAGTAGTACGTGAAATCACTGGTTTAGGATTAAAAGAAGCTAAAGAATTAGTAGACAACACTCCTAAAGCTCTTAAAGAAGGCGTATCTAAAGAAGAAGCTGAAGAAATGAAAGCTAAACTTGAAGAAGTTGGAGCTTCTGTAGAAGTTAAGTAA